A section of the Gammaproteobacteria bacterium genome encodes:
- a CDS encoding DinB family protein, with translation MKSNFELMAAYNQKMNISIYEVVSRLSEDEIKQQRGAFFGSVLGTLNHLLVGDIIWLKRFAHHEANFPSLDYVNALELPTSLDATLHSTFSDLAHQRIIMDQLIVKFTAELTEFALTSSLVYRNTNGVLFKKKFGYLLQHFFNHQTHHRGQVSTLLYQAGVDVGITDLLMCIPDE, from the coding sequence ATGAAATCAAACTTTGAATTAATGGCCGCGTATAATCAAAAAATGAACATTAGTATTTATGAGGTCGTTTCGAGGTTAAGTGAAGACGAGATAAAGCAACAGCGGGGCGCATTTTTTGGGTCGGTGCTTGGCACGCTAAATCATTTGCTGGTGGGTGATATTATTTGGCTAAAACGTTTCGCTCATCATGAGGCCAATTTCCCATCGTTGGACTATGTTAACGCACTTGAACTGCCAACATCACTTGATGCTACTTTGCATTCAACCTTTAGTGATTTGGCACACCAGCGAATAATAATGGATCAGCTGATTGTAAAATTTACCGCGGAGCTTACTGAGTTCGCTCTGACAAGTTCGTTGGTATATCGTAATACCAACGGTGTGTTGTTTAAGAAAAAATTTGGCTATTTATTGCAGCATTTCTTTAATCATCAAACCCACCACCGCGGTCAGGTATCTACTTTGCTTTACCAAGCTGGGGTCGATGTTGGGATCACCGACTTATTGATGTGTATCCCAGACGAGTAG
- a CDS encoding SDR family oxidoreductase, with translation MVNSLTLNDKQFQDQYFVVTGSTQGLGATVAKALAARGAAGLIICGRNVQRGAMRVAELAELGCDAKFIEIDLAQVDDCRKLIAAAKHHFGTLHGLVNCAAQTDRGGILDTSPELFDSMFATNVKAPFFLMQDSIKLMIATGVQGSIVNIASMSGHGGQSFLTPYSVSKGAVATLTKNVAFSTVRNKIRVNALNIGWMDTPHEHEIQTQYHHASDDWLTEIEAKQPFKRLLKPEEVARTVCFLLSKESGMMTGAIIDMDQGVNGCGDNETPRPADPLAL, from the coding sequence ATGGTTAATTCACTGACATTAAATGATAAACAATTTCAAGATCAATACTTTGTCGTCACAGGCAGCACCCAAGGCTTAGGCGCAACGGTGGCAAAAGCGTTGGCAGCACGTGGCGCAGCAGGTTTAATTATTTGCGGCAGGAACGTCCAACGTGGTGCTATGCGGGTAGCTGAATTAGCCGAGTTAGGTTGTGACGCTAAATTTATTGAAATTGATTTAGCCCAAGTAGATGATTGTCGCAAACTGATAGCCGCTGCCAAACACCATTTTGGCACCTTACATGGCCTCGTTAACTGCGCTGCGCAAACCGACCGTGGGGGAATTTTAGATACATCGCCCGAGCTCTTCGATTCAATGTTTGCAACCAATGTCAAAGCGCCATTTTTTTTAATGCAAGACAGCATTAAGTTAATGATTGCAACCGGTGTCCAAGGTTCTATTGTTAATATCGCTTCGATGTCAGGTCATGGCGGCCAGTCTTTCTTAACGCCGTATTCGGTATCAAAAGGAGCCGTTGCTACGCTGACTAAAAACGTTGCTTTTAGCACCGTACGAAATAAAATTCGGGTTAACGCGTTAAATATAGGTTGGATGGACACACCGCATGAGCACGAAATTCAAACACAGTATCATCACGCATCTGACGATTGGCTCACTGAAATAGAAGCTAAGCAACCTTTTAAGCGCCTGCTAAAGCCTGAAGAAGTTGCTCGAACCGTTTGCTTTTTATTGTCGAAAGAATCCGGCATGATGACAGGCGCTATCATCGATATGGACCAAGGTGTTAACGGCTGTGGCGATAATGAAACACCTCGTCCTGCGGATCCGCTAGCGCTCTAA
- a CDS encoding DUF1801 domain-containing protein, whose protein sequence is MQYAVQEKLDSYPDLINVILCEIRALVRDIVHENNLGQLEETLKWGQLSYLVKGGSTVRVDWTPKYPLQYCIYFNCKTKLVDTFREIYRDVFTFDGNRAIVLWVNEPIPKKELRHCIELSLKYKSIKNLPLLGV, encoded by the coding sequence ATGCAATACGCAGTACAAGAGAAACTTGATAGTTACCCTGATCTGATCAACGTTATTTTATGTGAAATTCGTGCTTTGGTGCGCGACATTGTGCACGAAAATAATTTAGGTCAACTAGAAGAAACGCTGAAATGGGGCCAACTAAGTTATCTTGTTAAAGGTGGGAGCACGGTCCGTGTTGACTGGACCCCAAAGTATCCACTGCAATATTGCATTTATTTTAATTGTAAAACTAAACTCGTAGACACCTTTAGAGAGATATACCGGGATGTGTTCACCTTTGATGGTAATCGCGCCATTGTATTATGGGTTAATGAACCTATACCTAAAAAAGAGCTCCGGCATTGTATCGAGCTATCGTTAAAGTACAAAAGCATTAAAAATTTACCTTTGTTAGGCGTTTAA
- a CDS encoding M23 family metallopeptidase: MKLRYKLFCVFGFVLVAGFFIPDTRTNPVSGATLNDWHQNSFWYEPWGSSGVHKGIDIFATKGTELVSSTPGIVLYQGHLTKGGQVILVLGPKWRLHYYAHLNSINVDKFEWVSSNQKIGTVGDSGNAKGKPSHLHYSIVTMVPYLWQASADSQGWKKMFFLDPGKNITGAR; encoded by the coding sequence ATGAAGTTACGTTATAAGCTATTTTGTGTCTTTGGATTTGTTCTTGTTGCTGGTTTTTTTATACCAGACACCCGAACGAATCCAGTATCTGGCGCAACACTTAACGACTGGCACCAAAACTCTTTTTGGTATGAACCTTGGGGCAGCTCTGGGGTACATAAAGGCATCGACATTTTTGCAACTAAAGGCACAGAACTTGTGTCATCGACCCCAGGCATTGTGCTATATCAAGGGCATTTGACTAAAGGAGGTCAAGTTATTTTAGTGCTTGGGCCCAAATGGCGGTTACATTATTACGCGCATTTAAACTCGATAAATGTTGATAAATTCGAATGGGTATCGTCCAATCAAAAAATCGGAACCGTGGGGGACTCTGGTAATGCCAAAGGAAAACCGTCACATTTACACTATTCTATTGTAACTATGGTTCCTTACCTGTGGCAGGCCAGCGCTGATAGCCAAGGCTGGAAAAAGATGTTTTTTCTCGATCCTGGCAAAAATATTACAGGCGCAAGGTAA
- a CDS encoding pilin codes for MLCKKTIIYGIVIGVTISVLSSKFMNGAVPESSDNKVYLVSAAQSELTVASYRNYYIRASLAGVLANIGPVKAQISTYYQIMGKFPTSKQDLDIAAFDLAEHDHINWAMLTDSGGIKVTLSNELGINKYLVLQPKTSKNGAFIKWRCMTNVDDKYLGIRQHRICEPLVSIK; via the coding sequence ATGTTATGTAAGAAAACGATTATTTATGGCATTGTTATCGGGGTCACTATTTCGGTATTGAGTTCAAAATTTATGAATGGTGCTGTTCCTGAGTCCAGTGACAACAAGGTGTACTTAGTTTCTGCTGCTCAATCAGAACTTACCGTCGCTAGTTACCGAAATTATTACATCCGTGCCAGTTTGGCTGGGGTTCTTGCTAATATTGGCCCGGTAAAAGCTCAAATATCGACCTATTACCAAATAATGGGCAAATTCCCTACCAGCAAGCAAGATCTTGATATCGCGGCATTTGATTTAGCAGAACATGATCATATTAATTGGGCAATGTTGACCGACAGCGGTGGTATAAAAGTGACGCTGTCTAATGAGCTTGGTATTAACAAGTATCTGGTCTTACAGCCTAAAACGTCAAAAAATGGTGCATTTATAAAATGGCGCTGCATGACTAATGTCGATGATAAATATTTAGGAATACGCCAGCATCGAATATGTGAACCGCTAGTAAGCATTAAGTAA
- a CDS encoding class I SAM-dependent methyltransferase translates to MNKDFFKHKAKSYEQESQRVNNVENIASFMISNIKFTTDMKIMDFGSGTGLLLEKIAPLVGSICAIDISTSMNEQLNKKRAALGCELEIIEMDLTKSTLDRKFDGIISSMTLHHVDDLTALFKQFKAMLNSGGFIALADLASEDGSFHTEDTGVFHYGFEPSELEALALQAGFSQIKINSVSTVHKPYGDYRVLALFARA, encoded by the coding sequence ATGAATAAAGATTTTTTCAAGCACAAAGCTAAAAGTTATGAACAAGAGAGCCAGCGGGTAAATAATGTAGAGAATATTGCAAGCTTTATGATCAGTAATATCAAGTTTACGACGGATATGAAAATTATGGATTTTGGCTCTGGCACTGGTTTACTACTAGAAAAAATAGCACCTTTGGTCGGTAGTATCTGTGCAATTGATATTTCAACGTCGATGAACGAACAGCTCAATAAAAAACGAGCGGCTTTAGGCTGTGAACTTGAAATAATTGAAATGGATTTGACTAAATCAACACTGGATCGAAAATTTGATGGCATTATTTCGTCCATGACACTTCATCATGTCGATGATTTAACAGCCTTGTTTAAGCAATTTAAAGCCATGCTCAATAGTGGCGGTTTTATTGCGCTTGCGGATCTAGCGAGCGAAGATGGTAGCTTTCATACTGAAGATACTGGGGTATTTCATTATGGTTTTGAACCCAGTGAGTTGGAAGCTTTAGCTTTGCAAGCAGGCTTTAGTCAGATAAAAATTAACTCGGTCAGCACGGTTCATAAACCTTATGGTGATTATCGAGTATTAGCACTCTTTGCTAGAGCGTAA
- a CDS encoding rhomboid family intramembrane serine protease has product MFIPYKVEIENQIRPVSNLLIIALTFMFFIAVNAGFSLRDSYVLDGFNTSLISHGFMHANWFHILGNMYYLLLFGNAICSRVGNATFPSIYFLLIIFSGAVHLIIDGNPVIGASGAVNGVIGIYLFLFPTSTIRCRWTIIWLRGEAFSIKALWLIGLWFLQDLYGAIYSEAAIAYVAHLGGLFGGLIAGWLMYRYNWIKRTDDEPNLTQLLRGH; this is encoded by the coding sequence GTGTTTATACCTTACAAGGTTGAAATTGAAAATCAGATCCGTCCTGTGTCGAATCTACTGATTATTGCTTTAACCTTTATGTTTTTTATTGCGGTTAATGCCGGGTTTAGTTTAAGAGATTCTTATGTTTTGGATGGATTTAATACCAGCTTAATCTCTCATGGCTTTATGCATGCCAACTGGTTTCATATATTAGGAAATATGTATTATTTGTTGCTGTTTGGTAATGCAATTTGTTCTAGGGTTGGTAATGCGACATTTCCCTCAATCTATTTTTTACTGATTATATTTTCTGGTGCTGTGCACTTAATTATTGATGGCAACCCCGTAATCGGTGCTAGTGGTGCGGTTAACGGTGTGATCGGCATCTATCTTTTTTTGTTTCCGACATCGACCATCCGTTGCCGCTGGACCATCATCTGGTTAAGGGGCGAGGCATTTAGTATTAAAGCACTTTGGCTGATCGGGCTATGGTTTCTTCAAGATCTATACGGCGCTATTTACAGTGAAGCCGCCATTGCATATGTCGCGCATTTAGGTGGCTTGTTCGGTGGTTTAATTGCTGGTTGGCTGATGTATAGGTATAACTGGATTAAACGTACTGACGATGAACCTAATTTAACTCAGTTACTGAGAGGTCATTAG
- a CDS encoding phytanoyl-CoA dioxygenase family protein, which translates to MKDKIYFKTSEVSVAQLADHCEQSISLDDYRFAAGVEKNVVIYDAKQLMSSIAHDKQAVLSELHSIISTQGPGVLVIKHVVKRSTSLIQHNQLFDRILTREGEQQSGSDHFAATGANGRIWNALQKTAELEPDLFIDYYKNPVIGLVAEAWLGPHWQMSSQINIVRPGAKAQQPHRDYHLGFQNMETCVQYPCSVHKMSTQLTLQGAIAHSDMPIETGPTQLLPFSHQYELGYLAWRDPAIVSYFNQHHVQLPLSAGDAIFFNPAMFHAAGHNHTKDQHRTANLLQISSAFGKTMESIDRTKILNAIYPSLRARYRAATLSESELDAIIACSGDGYSFPTNLDLDPPSGEMAPETMQALTLRALQQDWGVAKFKQALADKFHQRQA; encoded by the coding sequence ATGAAAGATAAAATATACTTCAAGACCAGTGAGGTTTCTGTCGCTCAGCTCGCCGACCATTGTGAACAGTCGATCTCACTTGACGATTATCGTTTTGCGGCTGGCGTTGAAAAAAATGTTGTTATTTACGACGCCAAGCAACTGATGAGCTCGATTGCTCATGATAAACAGGCTGTGTTAAGCGAGCTACATTCAATCATCTCAACCCAGGGGCCTGGGGTATTAGTTATCAAGCATGTTGTTAAACGCTCAACGAGTCTTATCCAACATAATCAACTTTTTGATCGTATTTTAACCCGAGAAGGCGAACAACAATCAGGTAGTGATCATTTCGCAGCAACCGGGGCGAATGGTCGCATTTGGAATGCGTTGCAAAAAACAGCCGAGCTTGAGCCTGACTTATTCATCGATTATTACAAAAACCCAGTCATTGGTTTGGTTGCCGAGGCTTGGCTTGGCCCGCACTGGCAAATGAGTTCGCAAATAAATATCGTACGACCCGGTGCTAAAGCGCAGCAACCACATCGTGATTACCACCTAGGGTTCCAAAACATGGAAACTTGTGTGCAATACCCCTGCTCGGTGCATAAAATGTCAACTCAATTAACCCTGCAAGGCGCCATTGCCCATAGTGATATGCCAATCGAGACTGGTCCTACGCAGTTACTGCCATTCTCACACCAGTATGAATTAGGTTACCTGGCATGGCGCGATCCCGCCATCGTCAGTTATTTTAATCAGCATCATGTGCAGCTACCGCTCAGTGCTGGCGATGCAATATTCTTTAATCCGGCGATGTTTCATGCTGCTGGACATAACCACACCAAAGATCAACACCGCACTGCAAATTTACTGCAAATATCATCGGCTTTTGGTAAAACAATGGAATCAATTGATAGAACAAAAATACTTAATGCTATCTACCCGAGCTTACGCGCCAGATATCGCGCTGCGACTTTAAGTGAGAGTGAGTTGGATGCTATTATTGCTTGTTCTGGCGACGGTTATTCGTTTCCAACCAATTTAGATCTCGACCCACCCAGTGGCGAGATGGCACCAGAAACAATGCAAGCGCTGACCCTGCGTGCTTTACAACAAGACTGGGGGGTCGCCAAATTTAAACAGGCACTCGCTGACAAATTCCACCAGCGTCAAGCCTAA